Proteins encoded together in one Marispirochaeta sp. window:
- the metE gene encoding 5-methyltetrahydropteroyltriglutamate--homocysteine S-methyltransferase: MVKKHNLGYPRIGAGRELKIGLEAYWKGKSSLKELKTLGAELRRRHWRDQSGLDLIPLGDFSFYDQILDMSFTLGNIPERVKTYSGDMLDTCFRVARGRSAPAADEKAGCSGIDAGEMTKWFDTNYHYIVPEFSADTGFTLDASRLLQELAEVKSLGITAKPVITGPLSYLSLGKTKDGSDKLDLLSGIVPVYAELLELLAGEGIEWVQVDEPVLVTELDAEWQDAFRRAYDGLKDSPVKLLLTSYFGRLGENRELAAELPVAGLHLDTVNGRDDIEPLLHILPSDRVLSLGVINGRNIWKTDLNTVLDWLEPLAEHLGDRLWIAPSCSLLHVPADLEREETLDGEIRSWLAFARQKLEELSLLAAALNLGRDAVRDELDSNREAVNVRQNSPRVRNPAVREALAGISSEMGCRKSSYPVRAAVQAPLMKLPKFPTTTIGSYPQTAEIRRVRRQFRTGKINRTEYTDAIRREIARCVHEQEALGLDVLVHGEAERNDMVEYFGEQLEGYAFSDFGWVQSYGSRCVKPPILFGDISRPIAMTVDWITYAQSLTDKPMKGMLTGPVTILNWSFVRDDQPRSETCRQLALAIRKEVLDLEKAGIRIIQIDEAALREGLPLRRSEWQEYLDWAVECFRITANGVADETQVHTHMCYSEFNDIIAAIADMDADVITIETSRSDMELLDVFDRFNYPNGIGPGVYDIHSPNIPGEDHMVALMKQAARRIPEERLWVNPDCGLKTRRWEEVIPSLTNMVAAARRLRSGKA, from the coding sequence ATGGTAAAAAAACATAATCTCGGGTATCCCCGTATCGGTGCAGGGCGGGAACTCAAAATTGGTCTGGAAGCGTACTGGAAGGGGAAATCCTCCCTGAAGGAGCTGAAAACACTGGGTGCGGAACTGCGGCGACGGCACTGGCGGGATCAGTCGGGTCTTGACCTGATTCCCCTGGGTGATTTTTCCTTTTATGATCAGATCCTTGATATGAGTTTTACCCTGGGAAATATTCCCGAGAGGGTAAAGACCTACAGCGGCGATATGCTGGATACCTGTTTTCGCGTGGCCCGGGGACGTTCAGCTCCGGCTGCGGATGAGAAAGCCGGATGCTCCGGGATCGATGCCGGTGAAATGACCAAGTGGTTCGATACCAACTACCACTACATAGTCCCGGAGTTTAGCGCTGATACCGGCTTTACACTGGATGCTTCCCGGCTGTTACAGGAACTGGCGGAGGTGAAGTCCCTGGGGATTACTGCCAAACCGGTAATTACTGGGCCCCTTAGCTATCTTTCTCTGGGAAAAACAAAGGACGGGTCTGATAAACTCGACCTTCTCTCCGGTATTGTCCCGGTTTATGCGGAGCTGCTGGAGCTGCTTGCAGGAGAGGGGATCGAATGGGTGCAGGTCGATGAACCGGTGCTCGTTACCGAGCTCGATGCTGAATGGCAGGATGCCTTCCGCAGAGCCTATGACGGACTGAAGGATTCTCCGGTAAAACTGCTGCTGACAAGCTATTTCGGCAGGCTGGGGGAAAACCGTGAGCTGGCTGCGGAACTTCCGGTTGCGGGACTGCATCTGGATACGGTCAACGGACGTGACGACATAGAGCCCCTGCTTCATATACTTCCTTCTGACCGGGTACTCTCCCTGGGTGTGATCAACGGCCGCAATATCTGGAAGACCGACCTGAATACTGTGCTGGACTGGCTTGAACCTCTTGCCGAACATCTCGGCGATCGCCTGTGGATAGCACCGTCCTGTTCGCTGCTGCATGTGCCGGCAGACCTCGAAAGGGAAGAGACGCTTGACGGGGAGATCAGATCCTGGCTTGCCTTCGCCCGGCAGAAGCTGGAAGAACTCTCCCTCCTGGCTGCGGCCCTCAACCTGGGGCGGGATGCGGTCAGGGATGAACTGGATTCAAACCGGGAAGCTGTGAACGTCCGGCAGAACTCTCCCCGGGTCAGGAATCCTGCGGTACGCGAGGCCCTGGCGGGTATAAGTTCGGAGATGGGCTGCCGTAAAAGTTCCTACCCTGTAAGGGCGGCGGTCCAGGCCCCGTTGATGAAGCTGCCGAAATTTCCAACCACCACCATCGGATCCTATCCCCAGACAGCTGAAATTCGCCGGGTTCGCCGGCAGTTCAGAACCGGGAAGATAAACCGGACCGAATACACCGATGCGATTCGACGCGAGATCGCCCGCTGTGTCCATGAACAGGAGGCCCTGGGTCTGGATGTTCTCGTTCACGGTGAGGCGGAGCGTAACGACATGGTGGAGTATTTCGGCGAACAGCTTGAAGGCTACGCCTTCAGCGATTTCGGCTGGGTACAGTCCTATGGGTCACGCTGCGTTAAACCGCCGATTCTGTTCGGAGATATCAGTCGCCCGATAGCCATGACGGTGGACTGGATCACCTACGCCCAGTCACTTACTGATAAGCCCATGAAAGGCATGCTGACAGGTCCGGTGACTATTCTTAACTGGTCTTTTGTGCGGGACGACCAGCCACGCTCGGAAACCTGCCGGCAGCTTGCCCTTGCTATCCGTAAAGAAGTGCTGGACCTGGAGAAAGCCGGTATACGGATAATTCAGATCGACGAAGCGGCTCTGCGGGAAGGGCTCCCCCTGCGCAGATCAGAGTGGCAGGAGTATCTGGACTGGGCGGTTGAATGCTTCCGGATTACCGCAAACGGGGTCGCTGATGAAACCCAGGTCCATACCCATATGTGTTACTCGGAATTCAACGATATTATTGCCGCCATTGCCGATATGGATGCCGACGTAATCACCATCGAGACATCCCGTTCAGACATGGAGCTCCTCGACGTCTTCGACCGTTTCAACTATCCAAACGGGATAGGCCCCGGGGTCTATGATATTCATTCTCCCAACATCCCCGGGGAGGATCACATGGTGGCATTGATGAAGCAGGCCGCCCGGCGGATCCCGGAGGAACGGCTGTGGGTCAATCCGGACTGCGGCCTGAAAACCCGCCGGTGGGAGGAGGTTATTCCCTCTCTGACCAACATGGTTGCGGCTGCACGGAGGCTGCGAAGCGGGAAGGCATAA
- a CDS encoding LysR family transcriptional regulator produces the protein MAAILERIHLEILRAVHIHGSLTAAAGKMNLTQSALSHSILKLEDQLGLQVWRREGRRLYPTQAGEYLLRLANRLLPQFEHAEERFAQYARGERGTLRIGIECHPCYQWLLKIAAPYLATWPSVDLDVKQKFLFGGIGALFSYDIDLLVTPDPLYKKGLLFEPVFDYEQVLVVGPDHPLVTAAHVEPVQLSLETLITYPVDVERLDIFTRFLTPAGISPRRHKLIETTEIMLQMVASGRGVAALPRWLVEENAGKFPVFPVRLGKSGVDKQLFIGIRETDADIDYVEAFLEQARRQQ, from the coding sequence ATGGCCGCCATACTCGAACGGATTCACCTCGAGATTTTGCGGGCCGTCCACATCCACGGCTCCCTCACGGCTGCCGCCGGGAAAATGAATCTTACCCAGTCGGCCCTCAGCCACAGCATCCTCAAACTTGAAGATCAGCTGGGTCTTCAGGTATGGCGCCGGGAAGGACGCCGCCTGTATCCGACCCAGGCTGGGGAGTACCTGCTGAGACTTGCCAACCGCCTTCTGCCCCAGTTTGAACATGCCGAGGAACGCTTTGCACAGTATGCCCGGGGGGAACGGGGCACCCTGCGCATCGGCATAGAATGTCATCCCTGCTACCAGTGGCTTTTAAAAATCGCCGCTCCCTATCTCGCGACATGGCCTTCGGTGGATCTGGATGTCAAACAGAAGTTTCTCTTCGGCGGTATCGGCGCCCTGTTCAGTTACGATATCGATCTGCTGGTCACCCCCGACCCGCTGTACAAAAAGGGACTGCTCTTTGAACCGGTCTTCGATTACGAGCAGGTTCTGGTGGTGGGACCAGACCATCCATTGGTCACTGCTGCTCATGTTGAGCCGGTACAGCTCTCCCTGGAAACACTGATAACCTACCCGGTTGATGTGGAGCGTCTGGATATCTTTACACGCTTTCTGACCCCTGCCGGAATCAGTCCCAGGCGGCACAAACTGATTGAAACGACGGAGATAATGCTGCAGATGGTCGCAAGCGGCCGGGGTGTGGCAGCCCTGCCCCGCTGGCTGGTGGAAGAGAATGCCGGGAAATTCCCCGTTTTTCCGGTACGTCTTGGAAAGTCCGGAGTCGATAAGCAGCTTTTTATCGGCATACGAGAGACTGACGCCGATATCGATTATGTGGAAGCCTTTCTGGAGCAGGCTCGCAGGCAGCAGTAA
- a CDS encoding TIGR00300 family protein gives MEPLTIISEGHLIDNGLLSEILNLIITEGFDYTIDNFQFGKRPENTSRIEISISGAELKEVLLSKLTPLGVFEKGASEGEFHVVDRDRHAPEGFYSTTNHRSEVFTGGRWVPVEEQRMDAAVVRSGDRLICTKLRDLKKGDEILCGSDSVRVYPPRIEGKTESFSFMSNDVSSERSYAVAAARIAEDLRRLKERGGRTVVVCGPVVVHTGGKEALAAMIREGYIQGFLGGNAVAVHDLEDFFYGTSLGVDTKSGEPTHGGHNHHMRAINRIYGYGSIRGAIEAGDLTGGLMYQVIKSGIPYCLAGSIRDDGPLPETVNDMIEAQRQYAEIIKETDMLLMLSSMLHSIGTGNMTPSWVKTVCVDINPAVVTKLSDRGSAQAIGVVSDVGFFLRELCSQLGIEYSVPDVS, from the coding sequence ATGGAACCCCTCACGATTATCAGCGAAGGCCATCTGATAGACAATGGCCTCCTTTCGGAAATCCTGAACCTGATTATAACGGAAGGATTTGATTACACCATAGACAATTTTCAGTTTGGAAAACGTCCGGAAAATACTTCCCGAATAGAGATCTCAATTTCCGGAGCGGAGCTGAAAGAGGTGCTTCTGTCAAAACTGACTCCTCTCGGTGTATTTGAGAAGGGCGCCAGTGAAGGGGAATTCCATGTTGTCGACCGGGACAGGCACGCCCCGGAAGGCTTTTACTCCACCACCAATCACCGGAGCGAAGTGTTTACGGGAGGACGGTGGGTACCTGTGGAGGAACAGCGTATGGACGCGGCTGTCGTCAGATCCGGAGACCGGCTGATATGTACCAAGCTGCGGGACCTGAAGAAGGGAGATGAAATCCTCTGCGGCAGCGATTCTGTTCGTGTTTATCCCCCCAGGATCGAAGGAAAGACGGAGAGTTTTTCCTTCATGTCCAACGATGTCTCCTCGGAACGGAGCTACGCCGTTGCGGCGGCCCGGATAGCGGAAGATCTGAGGCGCTTGAAGGAGAGAGGCGGACGTACCGTTGTTGTCTGCGGACCTGTAGTGGTCCATACCGGCGGCAAAGAGGCTCTGGCCGCGATGATCCGGGAAGGCTACATACAGGGATTTCTTGGAGGCAATGCCGTAGCGGTTCATGATCTGGAGGATTTTTTCTACGGGACTTCCCTGGGGGTGGATACGAAAAGCGGGGAACCCACCCACGGAGGACATAACCATCACATGCGGGCCATTAACCGTATTTACGGTTACGGTTCAATCCGGGGAGCCATAGAAGCGGGGGATCTGACGGGAGGTCTCATGTATCAGGTGATTAAGTCCGGAATTCCCTACTGTCTGGCCGGCTCCATCAGGGATGACGGCCCGCTGCCGGAAACCGTGAACGATATGATAGAAGCTCAGCGTCAGTACGCCGAAATCATAAAAGAGACGGACATGCTGCTGATGCTTTCCAGCATGCTTCACTCTATCGGAACGGGAAATATGACTCCTTCCTGGGTAAAAACAGTCTGTGTGGATATCAATCCGGCGGTGGTTACAAAACTTTCCGACCGGGGATCGGCCCAGGCAATCGGCGTCGTCAGCGATGTGGGATTTTTCCTGCGGGAGCTCTGCAGTCAGCTGGGGATTGAATACAGCGTTCCTGACGTATCCTGA
- a CDS encoding cupin domain-containing protein: protein MHSSYYRQTAPFIVPTNDGKLIEEHFGRTSFGEEALSIARMVAPAGWSEAPQKPDFDEYTLVLRGKKEVTVNGERMVLSAGESIKVNAGALVRYANPFSEETEYVSVCFPAFSPEAAHRQDE from the coding sequence ATGCATTCCAGTTATTACAGGCAGACCGCACCGTTCATTGTCCCGACGAACGACGGTAAACTGATCGAAGAACATTTCGGCAGGACCTCCTTCGGGGAAGAGGCCCTGAGCATTGCCCGCATGGTGGCTCCCGCCGGCTGGAGCGAAGCTCCTCAGAAGCCCGATTTTGATGAGTACACCCTGGTCCTGCGGGGAAAAAAGGAGGTCACCGTCAACGGAGAACGGATGGTACTCTCCGCCGGAGAGTCCATCAAGGTTAATGCCGGGGCCCTGGTGCGTTACGCCAATCCCTTCAGCGAAGAGACGGAGTATGTTTCGGTCTGTTTTCCAGCCTTCTCGCCGGAGGCAGCCCATCGTCAGGATGAGTAA
- a CDS encoding uroporphyrinogen decarboxylase family protein, translating into MNGNTRVRTALEYKDGPVPVDFGGMPTTGIHVTIIEAVRDYYGLEKRPVKVHEPYQMLGLLDDDLKEVLGVDSEILWNPYTFYGFKMGDWKEWRAPWGQELLVPGEFNVTGDASGAIFMYPEGDTAVPPSAVMPAGGFFFDSITRQPPIDDDALDPEDNLEEFGPVGEDVLEYLRLESERIRNSGRYVVANFGGTAIGDIACVPAPALKAPRGIRDVTEWYVSTAMRQDYLHQVFEKQTEIALVNLKKIHEIVGDVVGAAYICGTDFGTQNGPFCAPQLFTDLYMLYYKKINDWVHANTKWKSFKHSCGSVEPFMALFIDAGFDILNPLQFSAAGMDPQFIKQTYGRRIVFWGGGVDTQHVLPFGTPDDVERQVYERCSILSKGGGFVFNTIHNVQARTPVENFVRMIDTVHRFNRERGFV; encoded by the coding sequence ATGAATGGAAACACCCGCGTACGTACAGCTCTCGAATATAAAGATGGTCCCGTCCCTGTTGATTTCGGCGGAATGCCTACAACGGGAATTCATGTCACTATTATCGAGGCTGTCCGTGACTACTATGGATTGGAGAAAAGGCCCGTCAAGGTCCATGAGCCGTATCAGATGCTCGGGCTTCTGGATGATGATTTAAAGGAGGTCCTCGGTGTCGATTCGGAGATACTCTGGAACCCCTATACATTTTATGGATTTAAAATGGGCGACTGGAAGGAATGGCGCGCCCCTTGGGGGCAGGAGCTGCTTGTTCCCGGAGAGTTCAACGTAACCGGCGATGCTTCCGGTGCGATCTTCATGTATCCGGAGGGGGACACTGCTGTTCCTCCCAGTGCCGTTATGCCGGCGGGGGGCTTCTTTTTCGATTCGATCACCCGACAGCCCCCGATAGATGACGACGCCCTGGACCCCGAAGATAATCTGGAAGAGTTCGGCCCGGTGGGTGAAGATGTACTTGAATACCTGAGGTTGGAATCGGAGCGGATACGGAATTCCGGACGCTACGTGGTCGCCAATTTCGGCGGGACCGCCATAGGTGACATTGCCTGTGTCCCGGCCCCTGCGCTTAAGGCGCCCAGAGGAATCCGGGATGTTACCGAGTGGTATGTCTCGACGGCCATGCGTCAGGATTATCTGCACCAGGTTTTTGAGAAGCAGACCGAAATTGCGCTGGTAAACCTGAAAAAGATTCATGAAATTGTCGGCGATGTCGTTGGTGCGGCCTATATCTGCGGAACTGATTTTGGAACCCAGAATGGCCCCTTCTGCGCGCCGCAGCTGTTCACTGACCTGTATATGCTCTATTACAAAAAAATCAATGACTGGGTTCATGCCAATACAAAGTGGAAGAGCTTTAAGCACTCATGCGGCAGCGTCGAGCCTTTTATGGCTCTTTTCATAGATGCCGGATTCGATATTCTGAATCCCCTGCAGTTTTCGGCTGCGGGAATGGACCCGCAGTTTATCAAACAGACATATGGTCGTCGGATTGTATTCTGGGGGGGAGGGGTGGATACCCAGCATGTCCTGCCCTTCGGCACGCCGGATGACGTGGAGCGGCAGGTCTATGAGAGATGCAGTATTCTGTCGAAAGGCGGCGGATTCGTCTTCAACACCATCCACAACGTTCAGGCACGAACCCCGGTTGAGAATTTTGTACGAATGATCGATACCGTACACCGGTTCAACAGGGAGCGGGGATTCGTATAA
- a CDS encoding mandelate racemase/muconate lactonizing enzyme family protein — translation MKITDIKTRTFYYTTTRALSDCNFPAGNSAWALTAVFVETDSELTGITIGNPNSEAYIQAIKPIVIGEDPAGVKGIWQKMNDYLFKRGTRGVAGEAMATIDTALWDLKAKMNSEPLWKTLGARERKVKLYGSDIGYGLSDDELREYYRGIAGLKISGGKLKVGLDRERDLRRIGIMKDELARVSRNPIIGIDANEYWAPNEAISRVREIESTVNLSWLEEPARRWDYRGLRKVSSAVNCAVATGENLYDVSEFTPLFLNEAVDIVEIGWWSGGITGALIVADTAYALDTPVCMMNSPGSFLGHLAAAIPNHMAMEYVGAGRTACFSTGTEIEDGMLVLSDRPGLGIEVDMEKLDELSRNAPRNRFMMPGRRIGAGLYVVAEGEAEGDR, via the coding sequence GTGAAAATAACGGATATCAAAACCAGAACTTTTTATTACACAACAACAAGAGCTCTCTCGGACTGTAATTTCCCGGCCGGAAACAGTGCCTGGGCCCTGACCGCGGTCTTTGTGGAGACTGATTCAGAGCTTACTGGCATAACGATCGGCAACCCTAACTCGGAAGCATACATCCAGGCCATAAAACCGATAGTCATCGGCGAAGACCCTGCGGGAGTGAAGGGTATATGGCAGAAGATGAATGACTATCTCTTCAAGCGCGGAACCAGGGGTGTTGCCGGAGAAGCCATGGCCACCATAGATACCGCCCTGTGGGACCTGAAGGCAAAGATGAACAGCGAGCCTCTGTGGAAGACCCTGGGAGCGCGGGAGCGGAAAGTCAAGCTGTACGGCAGCGACATCGGCTACGGCCTGAGCGATGATGAACTCCGTGAGTACTACCGCGGTATAGCAGGTTTGAAAATTTCGGGAGGAAAACTGAAGGTCGGTCTCGACCGTGAACGGGATTTGCGGCGAATAGGCATTATGAAGGATGAGCTGGCAAGGGTCAGTAGAAATCCGATTATCGGGATTGACGCGAACGAGTACTGGGCCCCCAATGAGGCAATCAGCCGTGTCCGGGAAATCGAAAGCACCGTAAACCTTTCCTGGTTAGAGGAGCCTGCCAGGCGCTGGGATTACCGCGGTCTGCGGAAGGTTTCCTCGGCGGTCAACTGTGCCGTTGCAACCGGAGAAAACCTGTATGATGTCAGCGAGTTCACTCCGCTGTTTCTCAACGAAGCTGTCGATATCGTTGAGATAGGCTGGTGGAGCGGCGGGATTACCGGAGCATTGATCGTTGCCGACACGGCATACGCTCTGGATACACCGGTCTGCATGATGAACTCACCCGGAAGTTTTCTGGGACATCTGGCCGCGGCGATTCCGAACCACATGGCAATGGAATATGTCGGCGCCGGGCGCACCGCCTGTTTTTCCACGGGCACGGAAATCGAAGATGGGATGCTTGTTTTGAGCGACCGGCCCGGTCTTGGAATAGAGGTGGATATGGAGAAACTTGACGAATTGAGCAGGAACGCCCCCCGTAACCGGTTCATGATGCCCGGGAGACGTATCGGCGCGGGCCTGTATGTTGTCGCCGAAGGAGAAGCGGAAGGGGACCGGTAG
- a CDS encoding carbohydrate ABC transporter permease: protein MYRKLTNTVWKWASALYLAGIVVFLLAPFVWTILTSLKPETEIVTKNMRILPVHWTLDNYKSLFGVLSFGKYFRNSIIVSLSTAMVSLILSNTAAYAISRFRFKGRRSVMLMLLTLNMFPVVLLLIPLFIIFRQLHLLDSYLSLIIAYSTYAIPFSVWMLTGYLNSIPQELEEAAMVDGCSRFRAYISVILPAARPGLIATFIYIFIYSWNEFLFALTFIQSADTRTLPVGIQTLIGQYTLSWGLLTAGGIFSSIPVIIMFSFIQKHMVKGLTAGAVKG from the coding sequence ATGTACCGGAAACTTACTAATACAGTGTGGAAATGGGCGTCCGCCCTGTACCTGGCAGGCATTGTTGTGTTTCTGCTGGCGCCTTTTGTCTGGACGATACTTACTTCGTTGAAGCCGGAAACGGAAATTGTAACAAAAAATATGAGGATCCTCCCGGTCCACTGGACCCTGGATAATTATAAATCTCTCTTTGGTGTACTTTCATTCGGAAAGTATTTCAGAAACAGCATAATTGTTTCGCTCAGTACGGCAATGGTCTCTTTGATATTATCCAATACTGCCGCATATGCAATTTCGCGCTTCAGATTCAAGGGCCGTCGGTCGGTCATGCTGATGCTGCTCACATTAAATATGTTCCCCGTTGTGCTGCTTCTGATTCCTCTTTTTATTATTTTCAGACAGCTTCACCTGCTGGACAGCTATCTTTCTCTTATTATAGCGTACTCGACGTATGCGATACCTTTTTCGGTCTGGATGCTCACGGGTTATCTCAATTCCATTCCCCAGGAACTGGAGGAAGCGGCCATGGTGGACGGATGTTCACGGTTCCGGGCCTATATTTCAGTCATTCTTCCGGCGGCAAGGCCCGGACTGATTGCAACTTTTATCTATATCTTTATTTACTCATGGAATGAATTCCTGTTTGCCCTGACCTTCATTCAGAGCGCGGATACCAGGACGCTCCCGGTAGGCATACAGACCCTTATAGGGCAGTACACCTTAAGCTGGGGCCTGCTTACGGCAGGAGGAATCTTCAGCTCAATTCCCGTAATTATTATGTTCAGCTTTATTCAGAAGCATATGGTTAAAGGGCTCACTGCAGGGGCAGTGAAAGGATAA
- a CDS encoding sugar ABC transporter permease — MRAFITHKRTPYLLLLPSFLAILLVIIYPAMRALSMSFLSYKLTRPNDINFIGFGNYLRALTDPVFWISLRNTVIYVSVSVGMQFILGLFLAIILRKGKRIHKIIQTLMLLPWVIPGILGAFMWRWMLNGNYGIINFTLKNMGLIREYVPWLVNTHLALPSVILVTVWRGMPFFAVTLTAGLHAVPDELIEAARIDGASRIQEFTKIIIPIIMPVIITTTLLRVIWTANYVDLIFLLTEGGPGYSTLVLPLYTYSVARNTLDYGYASTLAILLSALLIGVVILYFRQVKKQELV, encoded by the coding sequence ATGAGAGCATTCATCACGCATAAACGTACACCGTATCTGCTTCTCCTTCCTTCATTCCTGGCGATCCTGCTTGTGATCATTTATCCGGCAATGAGGGCATTATCGATGTCGTTCCTCAGCTACAAACTGACCCGGCCCAACGACATAAACTTTATCGGTTTCGGAAACTACCTTCGGGCGTTGACCGACCCTGTATTCTGGATTTCACTCAGAAATACGGTTATCTATGTTTCCGTCTCGGTAGGGATGCAGTTTATTCTGGGGCTGTTCCTGGCAATCATATTGAGAAAAGGAAAGCGAATACACAAGATTATCCAGACCCTCATGCTTCTTCCATGGGTAATTCCTGGTATTCTTGGTGCGTTTATGTGGCGGTGGATGCTCAATGGTAACTATGGAATCATTAATTTTACCCTAAAAAATATGGGTTTAATTCGTGAATATGTTCCATGGCTGGTCAATACCCATCTGGCTCTTCCCAGTGTGATCCTTGTTACGGTATGGAGGGGGATGCCCTTTTTTGCCGTAACATTGACTGCGGGTCTGCATGCCGTTCCTGATGAACTGATTGAAGCCGCCAGAATAGACGGTGCTTCACGTATTCAGGAATTTACGAAAATCATTATCCCGATAATAATGCCGGTAATTATAACCACCACCCTGCTGCGGGTAATCTGGACAGCCAATTATGTCGATCTGATTTTTCTTCTTACTGAAGGAGGTCCGGGATACAGTACCCTGGTTCTCCCGCTCTATACCTACTCGGTTGCCAGAAATACCCTGGATTACGGCTACGCATCGACCCTGGCGATATTGTTGTCGGCCCTTCTTATCGGTGTGGTCATTCTCTATTTCAGGCAGGTAAAAAAGCAGGAGCTCGTTTAA
- a CDS encoding sugar ABC transporter substrate-binding protein, translating into MKRIKLILLCIFIAMPLTLLVASGASDKPAIEGPVEITLWRHLDNPENGKFQALIEKFNQEHEGKIRCNFELVPWAGAHDKYVTSLVAGTGADVIFYSTPNWGSEFWRMGVLEPLDSYVDKWTGKDSISKEVWDLSRTNDTGQIFGMPVVTILTYMYYRADWLKQVGLPVPQTREDLLKVSQAFTDKIDGAYGFDMRGARGGTSMWYTFILPAVDGVWFDKDGKSTFRTKAAKDANRWYIDLYKKYHVTPPTAPTDGFAEVMSNFKAGIAGILYHHLMSASTLAEAVGEENLGVAPVVSVNGKRITDTGLHHYVINKNSKHKDAAFEFITWMLKPENQAYEAKSLGMVPIVKGVEEMDPFFKENKFFKASIDSIPFGKMPSDVETMGAFAEQAWPNNIQRALLGEITPDEMMDNLADVLEGK; encoded by the coding sequence ATGAAAAGAATAAAACTGATTTTGCTGTGTATTTTTATAGCAATGCCACTCACATTGCTGGTTGCTTCCGGAGCATCCGATAAGCCTGCAATTGAGGGGCCGGTCGAGATTACCCTGTGGCGGCATCTTGATAATCCTGAGAATGGAAAATTCCAGGCATTGATCGAGAAATTCAATCAGGAACATGAGGGAAAGATCCGCTGTAATTTCGAACTTGTTCCCTGGGCCGGAGCTCATGACAAGTATGTTACATCTCTGGTTGCCGGCACCGGCGCTGATGTTATCTTCTATTCGACCCCGAACTGGGGATCCGAGTTCTGGCGTATGGGCGTTCTTGAACCCCTGGACTCATATGTCGACAAATGGACCGGAAAGGATTCCATATCCAAAGAGGTGTGGGACCTCTCCAGAACGAACGACACCGGTCAAATTTTCGGAATGCCTGTAGTAACGATTCTGACCTATATGTATTACCGTGCCGACTGGCTGAAACAGGTCGGGCTGCCGGTACCTCAGACCAGGGAAGATCTGCTGAAAGTATCCCAGGCATTTACCGATAAAATCGACGGTGCCTACGGATTTGATATGCGGGGCGCCCGGGGCGGTACCTCCATGTGGTATACCTTTATTTTGCCTGCCGTCGACGGTGTATGGTTTGACAAGGACGGAAAGAGTACATTCCGCACAAAAGCCGCCAAGGATGCAAACCGCTGGTATATCGATCTGTATAAAAAATACCACGTAACGCCGCCCACTGCGCCTACCGACGGATTTGCCGAGGTAATGAGTAATTTCAAAGCCGGTATAGCAGGGATACTCTACCATCACCTGATGAGCGCCAGCACCCTTGCCGAGGCTGTCGGTGAAGAGAACCTGGGAGTTGCCCCGGTTGTATCGGTAAACGGTAAACGAATAACCGACACAGGGCTGCATCATTACGTGATAAACAAGAATTCTAAACATAAAGATGCTGCCTTTGAATTTATTACCTGGATGCTGAAACCGGAGAATCAGGCCTACGAGGCAAAAAGTCTCGGAATGGTTCCCATTGTAAAAGGCGTCGAGGAGATGGATCCTTTCTTTAAAGAGAATAAATTCTTCAAGGCCAGTATCGATTCCATACCTTTTGGTAAAATGCCGTCCGATGTTGAAACCATGGGTGCCTTCGCTGAACAGGCCTGGCCTAACAACATTCAGCGAGCTCTGCTTGGTGAAATTACACCGGACGAAATGATGGACAATCTTGCCGACGTTCTTGAGGGAAAATAA